One window of the Microvirga mediterraneensis genome contains the following:
- a CDS encoding VOC family protein: MKKGTTLRVARPTDRLDDVVRFYRDGLGLEIIAAFDQHDGFDGRMLGHPQAPWHLEFTQHRDHAAGSAPTQDNLLVFYLPDRAEWEAAVQRMRDNGYAPVPSFNPYWDREGITFEDPDGYRVVLQNMDWVK, from the coding sequence ATGAAGAAAGGCACCACCCTGCGGGTTGCTCGACCGACGGATCGGCTCGACGACGTCGTGCGCTTCTATCGTGATGGTCTGGGCCTGGAGATCATCGCCGCTTTCGACCAACATGACGGCTTCGATGGCCGGATGCTGGGCCATCCGCAGGCCCCCTGGCATCTCGAATTCACGCAGCACCGCGACCATGCGGCCGGGAGCGCTCCGACACAGGACAACCTGCTCGTCTTCTATCTGCCCGATCGCGCGGAATGGGAAGCCGCGGTACAGCGGATGCGGGACAATGGATATGCGCCAGTCCCCTCCTTCAATCCTTATTGGGATCGCGAGGGCATCACCTTCGAAGATCCCGACGGCTATCGCGTCGTGCTGCAGAACATGGACTGGGTGAAGTAG
- a CDS encoding dihydroorotase: MPQTFDLILKGGIVVNHDGRVERDIGVRDGRIAAIGDLSRASAAREIDCRGLHILPGVIDSQVHFREPGLDHKEDLETGSRAAVMGGVTAVFEMPNTDPQTTTPEALADKVRRGHHRMHCDFAFWVGGTHENAAHVPELERLPGAAGIKVFMGSSTGSLLVEDDEGIASILRRTRRRAAFHSEDEAMLRERKGLRVEGDPRSHPVWRSAEVALACTQRLVRISRETGARIHVLHITTAEEMALLKNHKDLVTVEVTPHHLTLAGPEDYERLGTYIQMNPPVRDELHRAALWQGLDEGIADVLGSDHAPHTREEKDKTYPNTPSGMTGVQTLVPIMLDHVNASRLTLERFVDLTSAGPKRLFGIANKGRIAVGYDADFTVVDLKRTETITNDWIASKCGWTPYDGKKVTGWPIGTVVRGNVVMWDGSLEAPSQGEVVRFEETLGG; the protein is encoded by the coding sequence ATGCCCCAAACCTTCGACCTGATCCTCAAAGGCGGCATCGTCGTGAATCACGACGGACGCGTCGAGCGCGACATCGGCGTGCGCGACGGGCGGATCGCCGCCATCGGCGACCTGTCCCGAGCCTCCGCCGCGCGGGAGATCGATTGCCGGGGCCTGCATATCCTGCCGGGCGTCATCGACAGCCAGGTGCATTTCCGCGAGCCCGGCCTCGACCACAAGGAAGACCTCGAAACGGGCTCCCGCGCGGCTGTCATGGGCGGCGTCACGGCGGTGTTCGAGATGCCCAACACCGACCCCCAGACCACGACGCCGGAGGCCCTCGCCGACAAGGTGCGCCGCGGCCATCACCGGATGCACTGCGACTTCGCCTTCTGGGTCGGCGGCACGCACGAGAACGCCGCCCACGTGCCGGAGCTGGAGCGCCTGCCGGGCGCCGCCGGCATCAAGGTGTTCATGGGCTCGTCCACGGGCTCCCTTCTGGTGGAGGACGACGAGGGCATCGCCAGCATCCTGCGCCGCACCCGTCGCCGCGCCGCCTTCCATTCCGAGGACGAGGCGATGCTGCGCGAGCGCAAGGGACTGCGCGTCGAGGGCGATCCGCGCTCGCATCCCGTGTGGCGCTCGGCCGAGGTGGCGCTCGCCTGCACGCAGCGTCTCGTGCGCATCTCCCGCGAGACGGGCGCGCGCATCCACGTGCTGCACATCACCACGGCCGAGGAGATGGCGCTTCTGAAGAACCACAAGGACCTCGTGACCGTCGAGGTCACGCCGCATCATCTGACGCTGGCGGGGCCGGAGGATTACGAGCGCCTAGGCACATACATCCAGATGAACCCGCCCGTGCGCGACGAGCTTCATCGCGCAGCCCTCTGGCAGGGACTGGACGAGGGCATCGCCGACGTCCTCGGCTCCGACCACGCGCCGCATACGCGCGAGGAGAAGGACAAGACCTATCCCAACACGCCCTCCGGCATGACCGGCGTGCAGACCCTGGTGCCGATCATGCTCGACCACGTGAATGCGAGCAGGCTCACACTGGAGCGTTTCGTGGACCTTACGAGCGCCGGCCCCAAGCGCCTCTTCGGCATCGCCAACAAGGGCCGCATCGCCGTGGGCTACGACGCCGATTTCACCGTGGTCGACCTGAAGCGCACGGAGACGATCACCAACGACTGGATCGCCTCCAAATGCGGTTGGACGCCCTACGACGGCAAGAAGGTGACGGGATGGCCGATCGGCACGGTCGTGCGCGGCAATGTGGTGATGTGGGACGGATCGCTGGAAGCGCCTTCTCAAGGAGAGGTGGTGCGGTTCGAGGAGACCCTGGGCGGGTGA
- a CDS encoding YgfZ/GcvT domain-containing protein — translation MPSVHLADRGVVRVSGEDAKSFLDNLITCDLDRVSPHAARLGALLTPQGKILFDFLVFQAPAEIGGAYYLDVLKVFAPDLAKRLGFYKLRAKVAVEDLSESLAVVAGWDAPRPDDEAGFVVEDPRLPELGWRAIVATQDAAEFGRDPADTYLAHRIALGVPEGGRDFLFGEAFPHEALMDQLHGVDFDKGCYVGQEVVSRMQHRGTARTRIVPAVYEGGFAADVGVEVTAGGKALGQTGMGIEGRGLLMIRLDRAADAIAAGETIRAGGIPVKLEKPAWIRFPFPGEAELPS, via the coding sequence ATGCCGTCAGTCCATCTGGCCGACCGGGGCGTGGTAAGGGTTTCGGGCGAGGACGCCAAGAGTTTTCTCGACAACCTCATCACCTGCGACCTGGACCGCGTGTCGCCGCACGCCGCCCGCCTCGGCGCCCTCCTGACGCCGCAGGGCAAGATCCTGTTCGACTTTCTCGTCTTCCAGGCTCCCGCCGAGATCGGCGGGGCCTATTATCTCGACGTGCTCAAGGTCTTCGCGCCCGATCTCGCCAAGCGCCTCGGCTTCTACAAGCTGCGGGCCAAGGTGGCGGTCGAGGACCTGTCCGAATCCCTGGCCGTCGTGGCCGGCTGGGATGCGCCGCGGCCGGACGACGAGGCCGGGTTCGTGGTGGAGGACCCTCGCCTGCCCGAGCTTGGCTGGCGGGCCATCGTGGCGACCCAGGATGCGGCCGAGTTCGGCCGGGATCCGGCCGACACCTACCTCGCCCATCGCATCGCGCTGGGCGTGCCGGAGGGCGGCCGCGATTTCCTGTTCGGCGAGGCCTTCCCGCACGAGGCCCTGATGGACCAGCTCCACGGGGTCGATTTCGACAAGGGCTGCTATGTGGGCCAGGAAGTGGTCTCGCGCATGCAGCACCGGGGCACGGCCCGCACCCGGATCGTGCCGGCCGTCTATGAAGGCGGGTTCGCGGCCGATGTGGGCGTCGAGGTGACGGCCGGGGGGAAGGCCTTGGGCCAGACCGGCATGGGGATCGAAGGCAGGGGGCTCCTGATGATCCGCCTCGACCGGGCGGCGGATGCGATTGCCGCCGGCGAGACGATCAGGGCCGGGGGCATTCCCGTGAAGCTCGAAAAGCCCGCCTGGATCCGGTTCCCGTTCCCGGGCGAAGCCGAGCTTCCATCTTAA
- a CDS encoding hybrid sensor histidine kinase/response regulator, with the protein MSAVSGETTPTQERRFQLLVDAVTDYAIYMLDPTGTIVSWNPGAQRFKGYVESEIIGKHFSRFYTDEDLATDLPKRALETAAREGKFEAEGWRVRKDGTRFWAHVVIDPIRDRQGQLLGFAKITRDLTERKRTEEALKESEERFRLLVQGVTDYSIFMLDPQGHVTNWNAGAQRIKGYDESEIVGCHFSQFYTEHDRAAGLPKRALETAAREGKFEAEGWRVRKDGTQFWANVIIDPIRNELGDLIGFAKITRDITERRKAQEALEEAQAALFQAQKMEAVGQLTGGVAHDFNNLLTIIVNNLDLLTRNARDPRDIKLIESAQRAAERGAKLTQQLLAFSRRQPLQPNAHNPNALIEGFETVLRRACGELIRLQLSLAPRVRWISVDAPQFESALLNLVVNARDAMPEGGSLKIMTGNVTLDEKDAAATSLPPGLYVSVAVQDTGIGMSPDVVSRVFEPFFTTKEIGKGTGLGLSQVYGFVTQSGGHIKVDSTPGQGTKVTMLLPAQESGEDAPEEEGDKERPIRDSAGTVLIVEDEPAVREVASDIFDSLGYDVVTANDANEAIEVLESNPGIDILFSDVIMPNGMNGVELSRKAREMRPDLKILLASGYPMSALPSDGLGTGVSFISKPYRWTELAEKLRVLRTGA; encoded by the coding sequence ATGAGTGCAGTATCAGGTGAAACGACACCGACGCAGGAGAGGCGTTTTCAACTCCTCGTCGACGCGGTCACCGATTATGCCATCTACATGCTCGATCCGACCGGCACCATCGTGAGCTGGAATCCGGGAGCCCAGCGCTTCAAGGGTTATGTGGAAAGCGAGATCATCGGCAAGCATTTCTCGCGCTTCTACACGGACGAGGATCTTGCGACGGACCTGCCGAAGCGCGCCCTCGAGACCGCGGCGCGCGAGGGCAAGTTCGAAGCGGAGGGCTGGCGCGTCCGCAAGGACGGGACCCGCTTCTGGGCGCATGTGGTCATCGATCCGATCCGCGACCGCCAGGGCCAACTGCTCGGCTTCGCCAAGATCACCCGTGACCTCACCGAGAGGAAGAGGACCGAGGAAGCCCTCAAGGAAAGCGAGGAGCGTTTCCGCCTGCTGGTTCAGGGGGTGACGGACTATTCCATCTTCATGCTCGACCCGCAGGGCCATGTGACGAACTGGAATGCCGGCGCGCAGCGTATCAAGGGATATGACGAGAGCGAGATCGTCGGATGTCATTTCTCGCAATTCTACACCGAGCACGATCGCGCCGCCGGCTTGCCGAAGAGGGCATTGGAAACGGCGGCGCGCGAGGGCAAGTTCGAGGCGGAAGGCTGGCGCGTCCGCAAGGATGGGACGCAGTTCTGGGCGAACGTCATCATCGATCCGATCCGCAACGAGCTGGGTGATCTCATCGGCTTCGCGAAGATCACGCGCGACATCACCGAGCGCCGGAAGGCGCAGGAAGCTCTCGAAGAGGCGCAGGCCGCGCTTTTCCAGGCCCAGAAGATGGAGGCGGTCGGACAGCTCACCGGCGGAGTGGCGCACGACTTCAACAATCTCCTGACGATCATCGTCAACAACCTGGATCTCCTGACCCGCAACGCGCGCGACCCGCGCGACATCAAGCTGATCGAAAGCGCGCAGCGCGCCGCCGAACGCGGCGCGAAGCTGACACAGCAGCTGCTCGCCTTCTCGCGCCGCCAGCCCCTCCAGCCCAACGCGCACAATCCGAACGCGCTCATCGAGGGCTTCGAAACGGTGCTGCGCCGGGCCTGCGGCGAACTGATCCGGCTGCAGCTCTCGCTCGCTCCGCGCGTGCGGTGGATTTCCGTCGACGCGCCGCAATTCGAATCGGCCCTTCTCAACCTCGTCGTCAATGCCCGCGATGCCATGCCGGAAGGCGGCTCCCTCAAGATCATGACGGGCAATGTCACCCTCGATGAGAAGGACGCCGCTGCGACATCCCTGCCCCCCGGCCTTTATGTGTCGGTCGCCGTGCAGGACACGGGAATCGGCATGTCGCCCGATGTCGTCTCCCGCGTCTTCGAGCCCTTCTTCACCACCAAGGAGATCGGCAAGGGGACAGGGCTGGGACTGAGCCAGGTGTACGGGTTCGTCACCCAGTCGGGCGGGCACATCAAGGTCGACAGCACGCCGGGCCAGGGCACAAAGGTCACCATGCTCCTGCCGGCCCAGGAGAGCGGCGAGGATGCGCCCGAGGAGGAAGGCGACAAGGAACGTCCCATCCGGGACAGCGCGGGAACCGTGCTGATCGTGGAGGACGAGCCGGCGGTCCGGGAGGTGGCGAGCGACATCTTCGACAGCCTTGGCTACGACGTGGTGACGGCGAACGACGCCAACGAGGCGATCGAGGTGCTCGAAAGCAATCCCGGCATCGACATATTGTTCAGCGACGTGATCATGCCCAACGGCATGAACGGGGTCGAGCTGTCCCGAAAGGCCCGCGAGATGCGGCCGGACCTCAAGATCCTGCTCGCCTCCGGCTATCCCATGTCGGCCCTGCCCTCGGACGGCCTGGGCACGGGCGTTTCCTTCATCAGCAAGCCCTATCGCTGGACGGAACTGGCCGAGAAGCTGCGGGTGCTCCGGACCGGGGCGTGA
- a CDS encoding FMN-binding negative transcriptional regulator, whose translation MYQPPHFREDDLAVQHALIQAHPLGLLVTFGSAGIEANPIPFVLDASASPLGTLKAHLSRANPQWRNIDPEQEALVVFQGPETYITPSWYAAKREHGKVVPTWNYAIVQARGRLTVKDDPDWLLQQIGAMTDVQEAPRPEPWAVSDAPAPFVAAQLKGIIGAEIEIARIEGKWKVSQNRAEGDRLGVSAGLRLTGDDAAHRMADLVDARGAPSHG comes from the coding sequence ATGTACCAGCCGCCTCATTTTCGCGAGGACGACCTCGCGGTCCAGCATGCCCTCATCCAGGCCCATCCGCTCGGGCTCCTGGTGACGTTCGGCAGCGCCGGGATCGAGGCCAACCCGATTCCCTTCGTGCTCGACGCGTCCGCCTCGCCTCTCGGAACCCTCAAGGCCCATCTCTCCCGCGCCAACCCGCAATGGCGGAACATCGACCCCGAGCAAGAGGCTCTCGTGGTCTTCCAGGGTCCGGAGACCTACATCACGCCGTCCTGGTACGCGGCGAAGCGCGAGCACGGGAAGGTCGTGCCGACCTGGAACTACGCCATCGTCCAGGCGCGCGGCCGCCTGACGGTCAAGGACGACCCGGACTGGCTGCTGCAGCAGATCGGCGCGATGACGGACGTGCAGGAAGCTCCGCGGCCGGAGCCGTGGGCCGTGAGCGATGCGCCGGCGCCCTTCGTGGCCGCGCAGCTCAAGGGCATCATCGGGGCCGAGATCGAGATCGCGCGAATCGAAGGCAAGTGGAAGGTGAGCCAGAACCGCGCCGAGGGCGACCGGCTCGGCGTGTCGGCCGGCCTGCGGCTCACCGGGGACGACGCGGCGCACCGTATGGCGGATCTGGTCGATGCGCGGGGAGCCCCGTCCCATGGATGA
- the aac(6') gene encoding aminoglycoside 6'-N-acetyltransferase, producing MDDGNRPRIEPCTLQSLEEWANLRHALWPDGPVQEHRSDAQAMLWEQRKAVAFLVRLPDGTAAGFAEAALRHDYVNGCATSPVAFLEGIYVEPEHRHRGLARLLCRAVEDWARRLGCREFASDVLLDNTASQNMHRALGFEETERVVYFRKPLSGG from the coding sequence ATGGATGACGGAAACCGCCCGAGGATCGAGCCCTGCACCCTCCAGTCGCTGGAGGAATGGGCCAACCTGCGCCACGCCCTCTGGCCTGATGGCCCAGTGCAGGAGCACCGCTCCGACGCGCAGGCCATGCTCTGGGAGCAGAGGAAGGCCGTGGCCTTTCTCGTGCGCCTGCCCGACGGCACGGCCGCAGGCTTTGCCGAGGCCGCCCTGCGCCATGACTACGTGAATGGATGCGCCACGTCGCCCGTGGCCTTCCTCGAAGGGATCTATGTCGAGCCGGAACACCGCCACCGGGGCCTCGCCCGGCTGCTGTGCCGGGCCGTCGAGGATTGGGCGAGGCGCCTCGGCTGCCGCGAATTCGCCTCCGACGTGCTCCTCGACAACACCGCCTCGCAGAACATGCACCGGGCGCTGGGCTTCGAGGAGACGGAGCGGGTCGTGTATTTCCGGAAGCCGCTGTCGGGCGGGTGA
- a CDS encoding DNA-3-methyladenine glycosylase I, whose amino-acid sequence MTDGLILHPDNKARCWWPGTDPFYVAYHDTEWGVPEFDDRALFEKLILDGFQAGLSWITILRKRENFRSAFAGFEPAVIARFDQAQVEALMLDTGIVRNRAKIEATIAGARAWLVIQERGGFSRFLWDFIDGRPVQTNAKTRKDVPTETEISRRISKALKKEGFNFVGPTIVYAFMQAVGMVNDHLTGCYRHAECAELAHRAEKWSRFSASNDTPIKEESIGSTPKVASTFGSDAPEKL is encoded by the coding sequence ATGACCGACGGACTGATCCTGCATCCCGACAACAAGGCCCGCTGCTGGTGGCCCGGCACCGATCCCTTCTATGTGGCGTATCACGACACGGAATGGGGCGTGCCGGAATTCGACGACCGCGCCCTGTTCGAAAAACTCATTCTCGACGGCTTCCAGGCGGGCCTGTCCTGGATCACGATCCTGCGCAAGCGCGAGAACTTCCGCAGCGCCTTCGCGGGATTCGAACCGGCGGTGATCGCCCGTTTCGATCAGGCGCAGGTCGAGGCGCTGATGCTCGATACCGGCATCGTGCGCAACCGCGCCAAGATCGAGGCGACGATCGCCGGCGCCCGCGCCTGGCTCGTCATTCAGGAGCGCGGCGGCTTCTCGCGCTTCCTGTGGGATTTCATCGACGGTCGGCCGGTGCAGACCAATGCAAAGACCCGCAAGGACGTGCCGACCGAAACGGAGATCTCGCGCAGGATCTCGAAGGCGCTCAAGAAGGAAGGGTTCAACTTCGTCGGTCCCACCATCGTCTACGCATTCATGCAGGCGGTCGGCATGGTGAACGATCATCTCACCGGCTGCTATCGCCACGCGGAATGCGCCGAACTGGCGCATCGTGCGGAAAAGTGGTCCCGGTTTTCCGCTTCGAACGATACGCCAATTAAGGAAGAGAGCATCGGATCAACCCCAAAAGTGGCTTCCACTTTTGGGTCCGATGCTCCCGAGAAGCTCTGA
- a CDS encoding HD domain-containing protein, translating into MAKEPRVWQRMLSGRRLNLLDPSPLDVELDDIAHGLARVARWNGQTVGPHIFSVAQHSLLVEGIASHIAPDMSREWRLAVLLHDAPEYVIGDIISPFKAVIGDAYKTIEAGLLGAIHLHFGLPAQPAAALKRFIKQADRQAAFLEATHLAGFGREEGIKFFGRPEPLPRAVLALLEPWPVAEAEERYREKVTAALAR; encoded by the coding sequence ATGGCGAAGGAACCGCGCGTCTGGCAGCGGATGCTCTCAGGCCGCCGCCTCAACCTGCTCGATCCCTCGCCGCTCGACGTCGAGCTCGACGACATTGCCCACGGCCTCGCCCGCGTGGCGCGCTGGAACGGGCAGACCGTCGGCCCGCATATCTTTTCCGTCGCGCAGCACAGCCTGCTCGTGGAGGGCATTGCGAGTCACATCGCCCCGGACATGTCGCGCGAATGGCGCCTCGCGGTGCTGCTGCACGACGCGCCGGAATACGTCATCGGCGACATCATCTCGCCGTTCAAGGCCGTGATCGGCGATGCCTATAAGACCATCGAGGCGGGGCTGCTCGGCGCCATCCATCTGCATTTCGGCCTGCCCGCCCAACCGGCCGCCGCTCTCAAGCGCTTCATCAAGCAGGCCGACCGGCAGGCGGCCTTTCTGGAGGCGACTCATCTCGCCGGCTTCGGCCGCGAGGAAGGCATCAAGTTCTTCGGGCGTCCCGAGCCCCTGCCCCGCGCCGTGCTCGCGCTCCTGGAGCCGTGGCCGGTCGCCGAGGCGGAGGAGCGTTACCGGGAGAAGGTGACGGCGGCACTGGCGCGGTGA